ATATTGCTCTTGTAAAGCTACAAATTCAGAATGGGGCCTTGGGCTGAGGTGCACCTTTCAGAAAGGCACCAAACCCAGGAGCAAAAGATCACTTAGGCCAGAGTAGCTAGTGTGTGGTCTTCCactgttgggctacagctcccatcatccatgaaaaGATCCCTGCTTGAGCacaaggcccatctagcccagcatcctgttctcacagcagccagccaggtgcctacaggaagcctgcaaggtGGAACTGAGCGCAGTGGCAACTCTTCcccgcttgtgattcccagcatctggcattGGCGGCCTTATATTCCGTGggtttgtctgatcctctttgaaGGACCAGTGCTCTTATTCCGTGAATGATTGGTAGGCTCACTCAGGAGCCTTTGGGGGCTGCAGATCCTTGAGCTCTTCATCTTCAAGGCTATCAACAAGCTCGGGTCACAGCCAGCATCACTCCCACTGACGCCTTCATGCAGCCTCCTATGTTTTGCTGGAGCCAAGCTGTGTGTTGCTTTGTCGGCGCTGCTCCCCCCAGTTTCTCATGGTGGCTAATCGTGCGTCTCTTTTGCAGCGGACGCCAGCAATCTACTGCGTGCGGCTGGCCCAAGCCTTGGTTGATGACTACTGCAGTCTAGTGCCAGGCTCCGTCCAGACCCTGAAGCAGATCTTCAGTGCCAGCCCTCGCTTCTGCTGCCAGTTCATTACATCGGTCACCATGCTGTACGACATGTCGTCAGGTAAGTTCCTCCAAATGAAGCGCCGGAAGCTGCCCAGTGCCATTTGAAAAGGCGCAAGACACGATACACGAAGGTGTGTCATGTTCCAGACATCCTGATGTTAAGGTTGCAACAGACTGTGGTGGCCTGAATCGGTGCGTGTGCAGCTTTACTCCAGGGCAGGGCCAGAGCCGGAGACTATGATGTGTCTCCAGGTATTTTCAGTgctgcttcctcttccccttcGCTTGGTATCTTTGATGGATTCTTGGGATAGCTCTCTTCCCCTTCGCTTGGTATCTTTGATGGATTCTTGGGATAGCTCTCGTTTTTAAGCTCTCATTCATTTAGATTTTATCTCTGGAGTTTTGTTCTTGGCAGTGCAGTTCCTGTGTTTATGGGTGCTaaatgttgtgagctgccttgaccCTTTTGTCGAAAGGTGGGataagaatgttttaaataatctatatattttggaaagctgtttgtttgtttgcagtgcATTCGGATGTTTCTTTAGATATCGGAACCAAATTTTACATGAGATCTAGGTGCAGGTTTTTGTGTCTGTCTGGATACAATGAGATATCATTTTGAATCCAGATGGCAGACACAACCTTTGAAAATGGCACTGATCTTTTGGGTTCCTTTGAATTCCAAGCTTATGCTGGGAGGCTGCTGGTTCTAAAATAAACATGAAAAAACTTGAGCAACTATGTTGggaatacagtaataataataataattaatttttatttctaccctgcccttcccaacccaaaaaccgggctcagggcagctaacaacaaatataagacaatgattaaaataacttaaaaaacagctaaaaacagcataaaaacaaacatcagtgggatccccagggctaactggccaggttagtcatgctaggccagtagggagaccagggaggaattttaatgtggggacccagaagggtttcttcagaaagaagggaaagggaaaaggaataggggatcaggctagattaaaggacaggtggaataactctgttttacaggccctgtggaaggaggtcaggtcccgcagggccctagtctcatgggacagagtattccaccaagTCGGacccaacactgaaaaagccctggcccttgtggaggataatctggcttctttgggGCCCGGGgcccttaaactattgttatttgtggaccttaaggtcctctgtggggcataccaggagaggcggtcccggaCGAGACAGAGCCTGGGACTCCAGGCTGCCTGGACCCCCTGCCCTTGACCTACAGCATCCCCCTCTCCAAGCAGCCTGCAGCCCACACACGGGTGTGGGAGGGAGGCTCTGGTTCCAGGGCCAAGCATTGGCAAGccccagctgcagtttccagtcCCACCATTTCTATGGTCTTCAAAGCTGCCTTCTCCTTCTTTTCCAGATGACCTCATCCCGCCTCCGGACCTGCTGGAAATGGTCGTGTCTTGGATCTTCGAGGACCCCCGCTTGATCCTCATCACCTTCCTAAACACGCCAATCGCGGCCAGCCTGCCCATTGGGTTCTTGGAGCTCACGCCGCTCAGCGGCCTGATCCGCTGGTGCGTGAAAGCTCCGCTGGCTTACAAACGGAGGAAGCCCCCTGTCTCCAACGGCCACCCGGGAGGAAAACTTGCCAAGGACCCGGCTGCCGTCTTGGACAAGGGCTGCCAGCCCTTGTACTCCAAGCTGCACCTCAGCGTCCTCCAGGTCCTGATAATGCTGCAGGGGCACCTGACGGAGAAGAACCTGTACGGGCGCTTGGGGCTGGTGCCCTTCGACCACGTGGTGGCTCTCGTGGAGGAAATGAGCAGGCTCTCCGATGAACTCAACCCCCTCAACGCCACCAAGGAGACCGAGCTGGCTCTCGACCGGCTGGCCCAGGCCTTGCAAGTGGCCATGGCGTCTGGAGCGCTGCTGTGCACAAGAGGTAAGCGCTGGGGGCAACCACCAGTGAGCCCGCGCAAGCCGGCAGAAGTCTGTGCCGAGGCGATGCGGGGAAGTAgcaaggaggtggggaggagattTTGGGCATGAGAGGAGCTGCACAGAGAGAGAATAGAAGCTGCCTAGGCTGCTTCAGAGTGTTTGTCCATCTGGGCCAGAATTGCCTACTCCAGACTTTCCCAGTCCGGctccttccagatattgctgggctgCAACTTCTTCCTCCGCCACCATCCCTTACCGTTGGCCAAGGTGGCTGGGAGTCTAA
The sequence above is drawn from the Lacerta agilis isolate rLacAgi1 chromosome 13, rLacAgi1.pri, whole genome shotgun sequence genome and encodes:
- the C13H7orf26 gene encoding uncharacterized protein C7orf26 homolog, encoding MSDIRHSLLRRDALSAAKEVLYHLDIYFSSQLQNVPLPIVDKGPIELLEEFIFQVPKERNTPPKRLNSLQELQLLEIMCNYFQEQSKDSVRQILFSSLFSPQGNKTDDSRMALLGKLVSMAVAVCRVPVLECAASWLQRTPAIYCVRLAQALVDDYCSLVPGSVQTLKQIFSASPRFCCQFITSVTMLYDMSSDDLIPPPDLLEMVVSWIFEDPRLILITFLNTPIAASLPIGFLELTPLSGLIRWCVKAPLAYKRRKPPVSNGHPGGKLAKDPAAVLDKGCQPLYSKLHLSVLQVLIMLQGHLTEKNLYGRLGLVPFDHVVALVEEMSRLSDELNPLNATKETELALDRLAQALQVAMASGALLCTREDLRTVCARLPHNNLLQLVISGPVQQPTHAALPPGFYPPIHTPPLGYPTHAAHPAMPAHPALPAHPVQTFIPGMAFPYRPIR